A window of the Nibribacter ruber genome harbors these coding sequences:
- the uxaC gene encoding glucuronate isomerase, translating into MSFLHDNFLLETKTAQTLYHEHAKHMPIIDYHCHLNPEDIANDRKFKNLTQIWLEGDHYKWRAMRTNGISESFCTGNEDDYAKFEKWAQTVPYTMRNPLYHWTHMELKRPFGIEKVLKPESAREIYDAATAMLQTDEFSVRGILKKMNVVVICTTDDPIDSLEHHQKIAADDFGIKVLPTFRPDKAMAIEDAGYLAYLQKLEAASSISISKYQDLLDALKQRHDFFHAQGGRLSDHGLETIYTEEYTDQEVAQIFEKALQKQVLTKEEVVKFKSAMLVELALLDHSKGWTQQFHLGALRNNNTRMMRELGADTGFDSIGDFDVARPLSKFMDKLDNSNQLAKTILYNLNPSQNELYATMIGNFNDGSTPGKVQYGSAWWFLDQKEGMERQMNALSNMGLLSRFVGMLTDSRSFLSYPRHEYFRRILCNMLGNDVESGQLPASEMKWIGQMVEDICYNNAKNYFNF; encoded by the coding sequence ATGTCATTTTTACACGACAATTTTCTTCTAGAGACTAAGACGGCCCAGACTTTGTACCATGAGCATGCCAAGCACATGCCCATCATTGACTACCACTGCCACTTGAACCCAGAAGACATAGCCAACGATAGAAAATTTAAGAACCTTACCCAAATCTGGCTGGAAGGCGACCATTACAAATGGCGCGCCATGCGCACCAACGGCATTTCTGAGAGCTTCTGCACCGGAAACGAAGATGATTACGCCAAGTTTGAGAAGTGGGCGCAGACCGTGCCCTACACCATGCGCAATCCTTTGTACCACTGGACGCACATGGAGCTTAAAAGACCCTTTGGGATTGAGAAGGTTTTGAAACCAGAGAGCGCGCGTGAAATTTATGACGCGGCCACGGCCATGTTGCAAACCGACGAGTTCAGCGTGCGCGGCATCTTGAAGAAGATGAACGTGGTGGTCATTTGTACCACCGATGACCCAATTGATTCCCTGGAGCACCATCAGAAGATTGCGGCTGATGACTTCGGTATCAAAGTATTGCCAACGTTTAGGCCAGACAAAGCAATGGCCATTGAAGACGCTGGTTATTTAGCTTATCTGCAGAAATTAGAAGCCGCTTCGAGCATTTCCATCAGCAAGTACCAGGATTTGCTGGACGCACTTAAGCAACGCCATGACTTCTTCCACGCCCAAGGCGGACGCTTGTCGGACCATGGCTTGGAAACCATCTACACCGAAGAATACACTGACCAGGAGGTTGCGCAAATCTTTGAGAAGGCCTTGCAGAAGCAGGTATTGACCAAGGAAGAAGTAGTAAAATTCAAATCTGCCATGCTGGTAGAACTGGCGCTGCTGGATCATTCCAAAGGCTGGACGCAGCAGTTCCACTTGGGCGCTTTGCGCAACAACAACACTCGCATGATGCGTGAGTTGGGCGCAGACACGGGCTTTGACTCCATCGGGGATTTTGACGTGGCCCGTCCGCTGTCTAAGTTCATGGACAAACTGGACAACTCAAACCAGTTAGCCAAGACCATTCTGTATAACCTCAACCCGAGCCAAAACGAACTGTACGCCACCATGATTGGCAACTTCAACGATGGTAGCACACCGGGCAAGGTGCAGTACGGTTCTGCGTGGTGGTTCTTGGACCAAAAAGAAGGCATGGAGCGCCAGATGAATGCCTTGTCCAATATGGGCTTGTTGAGCCGCTTTGTGGGCATGCTCACCGACAGCCGTAGCTTTCTCTCCTACCCTAGACATGAGTACTTCAGAAGAATTCTGTGCAACATGCTGGGCAATGATGTGGAGAGCGGCCAACTACCGGCTTCTGAGATGAAATGGATTGGCCAGATGGTGGAGGATATCTGCTACAACAACGCTAAAAACTACTTCAACTTCTAA